A stretch of Imperialibacter roseus DNA encodes these proteins:
- a CDS encoding beta strand repeat-containing protein, whose protein sequence is MKFKILVFSIVLVGAIQNLYAQNSVGIGTETPNQNAVLELIAINGNQGFLAPRLTAAERTAFAANLTATDNGMLVFDSDDGTLYVWYNSTWNVIGLSQLVAGNGISISGQEITNSGDIDATDDVTITTASAGDVLGRFDSLVVSGLKGLPLDSIAPSTGFSLVWNGSLWKFALDSASNQTVIPNANLLATNTQAALEELQVEILSITSGPNSISSSEIIDGSIADADINATADIAGTKVNPDFGSQNVLTTGTVTAASFSGDGSGLTNIPATPGPNTVGSPELIDGSIADADINAAAAIAGTKVTPNFGAQNISTTGLVTASSFSGDGSGLTNIPATPGPNTVSSAEVVDGSIAFSDLNTAVVDGVTLASNGSSFEVRDNGVTTAKLVNGSVTDAKVSDVAPAKITQSGATTGQVLKWTGSTWAPATDVTGLASLTSGTLLIGDGTNTPQEQVITGHITVDNTGIAQIQSAVITHDMVNDLSFVDGITLASNGSTFEVPAGGISSLEILDGTISDIDISDVDAGKIIGLGTAATLNVGTGPNQIVQLDGSGALPAVDGSSLTGIVPVIGAGTIGATELAANAVTNGKIADGNVTGAKIATDAISSDKIVDGSVITIDLADGNVTTAKLANNAVTGVKIADGSIADADIADVAVGKVTGLGTAATLDAGVTTNDLVQLPSDGTLPALDGSALVNMSAAQISGLGSAATLNAGTGANNLVQLDGTGALPAVDGSALTGITVPGFTGTLTGDVTGTQGATVVSQVNGVPVATVVSGANAANSATDVNISGTIVARDGSGNFAANNITATSFAGDGAAITGLDANAINDMEVNATDNFVAVGAGTGNTAAKAGSAGTDNTFLGANTGQATSGNGNTFVGSNAGLTNTSGAHNVFIGGDGGTNTTGNFNTLIGDNADVGVDGLTNATAIGANAVVSTDNAIVLGSSGVKVGIGTSSPVSGLQIFDDYHLFHFDNGSTVDGEFLSENLYPDELANLMKYTNAGPASAIYQHGGIIQFLVGGSQPAETDALTGVVQSALVLDNAGDAQFGGAVEVGDVKGTPTSGMIRYNGNFEGFDGVSWNSFSSLAYPVTDIVADGGTLIDIVNTGGGGAASFSINNTSAISSAVSIFNDSDDTGSNGLSVSHTGLGGGAEVIIGNGLNNQYGLLVETVGTNSAGRFQVNNVSNTAAALSSEVIAGAGAGLEVTTSGDGYVANFRNLNASNSVPALIVGNDGTDQVAIFQNTGNATAPAVTINNSGTGAALEIQSGNTSRIGQDASFGGLVSIGHFAPGVSLDIAGNDAIRIPSGTTAQRPTPVVGMIRYNTTLGTYEGYDGSAWQDMASQGTTGALTQDLQFDGATNRTIQVNAALSGVGSDLILKSGDGATNSDVGGDIVLSPGVQPGFLTPSDVIVNGAMRLNGPSGSPVAFANGDFQFETGGNRNLRVGTVPSGAGNNLSIQAGGTSGGTGGNLGLNAGTGTVSAGYISMSGTNLIYGASDLTHKVEFTDGTAAGSVYNMLSLTNNNTSGTGTGVALSFRGSTNGSNRFDLGKISAAKSSPTAGGMKLSVLTNTAGPTYVDAININGLGRVGIGNPTPAEALDVTGNIQASGTVDAADFTFSSAVTRYASYSANVFDVLTMLGSDTKFATPNAVTGYHYFNGVSGALGYAVASMNLPDGAVITELAGWVWDNDATSPSRIELVRHENGTSNYLVMATVESDVPTALASVQSVSTVSVFSGAIDNSLYSYFVRYTGKDDNTQNTRLYNARIQYQITKPY, encoded by the coding sequence ATGAAATTTAAAATTTTGGTGTTCTCAATAGTACTGGTAGGTGCTATTCAGAACTTGTATGCCCAAAACTCAGTTGGCATTGGCACAGAAACGCCCAATCAAAATGCTGTCCTTGAGTTAATTGCTATCAATGGAAATCAAGGCTTTCTTGCTCCCCGGCTAACCGCTGCCGAGCGAACAGCCTTCGCAGCCAATCTGACGGCTACCGACAATGGTATGTTGGTTTTCGACAGCGATGATGGGACATTGTATGTTTGGTACAACTCAACCTGGAACGTCATTGGATTGTCTCAACTTGTGGCTGGCAATGGCATTTCAATTTCCGGTCAGGAGATCACTAACTCAGGAGATATTGATGCGACAGATGATGTGACCATCACAACGGCATCTGCCGGTGATGTGTTGGGCCGCTTCGATTCTCTGGTAGTTTCGGGGCTCAAAGGACTGCCGCTCGACAGCATCGCCCCATCCACAGGATTTAGCCTCGTTTGGAATGGAAGCCTTTGGAAATTCGCCCTGGATTCGGCGTCTAATCAGACAGTTATTCCCAATGCAAACCTATTAGCTACCAATACGCAGGCAGCACTCGAAGAACTACAGGTGGAGATATTGTCTATCACCAGCGGCCCAAACAGCATTAGCAGCTCTGAGATAATAGATGGATCGATTGCTGACGCAGACATAAATGCGACGGCCGATATAGCAGGAACAAAGGTTAACCCAGACTTTGGTTCGCAGAATGTTTTAACCACAGGCACAGTAACTGCTGCTTCTTTCTCTGGAGACGGAAGTGGTTTAACCAATATACCAGCGACGCCAGGGCCAAATACGGTAGGTAGCCCAGAACTTATTGATGGATCGATTGCCGATGCGGATATCAACGCTGCCGCCGCAATTGCTGGTACTAAGGTTACTCCAAACTTTGGTGCTCAGAACATATCGACCACCGGATTAGTGACGGCAAGCTCCTTTTCTGGCGACGGGAGCGGATTAACGAACATTCCCGCCACCCCAGGCCCGAATACTGTCAGCAGCGCAGAAGTTGTAGATGGCTCAATCGCATTTTCCGATTTGAACACCGCTGTAGTGGATGGAGTTACACTGGCTTCGAACGGCTCGTCGTTTGAGGTGCGTGACAATGGTGTGACAACGGCTAAGCTGGTGAATGGTTCGGTGACAGACGCCAAGGTAAGCGACGTAGCGCCGGCAAAGATTACCCAATCGGGCGCAACCACAGGTCAGGTATTAAAATGGACTGGCAGTACCTGGGCGCCTGCGACTGATGTTACAGGTTTGGCTTCGCTTACCAGCGGCACGCTGCTGATTGGCGACGGCACCAATACTCCTCAGGAGCAGGTAATTACTGGCCATATCACTGTTGATAACACAGGAATAGCTCAAATCCAGTCGGCAGTTATTACGCACGACATGGTCAACGACCTGTCCTTTGTGGATGGTATTACATTGGCGTCGAATGGGTCAACGTTTGAAGTCCCGGCCGGCGGGATTTCCAGCCTGGAAATACTTGATGGAACAATTTCAGACATTGACATCAGCGATGTTGATGCGGGAAAGATAATAGGTCTGGGCACTGCGGCGACACTTAATGTTGGCACCGGGCCTAATCAAATAGTTCAGCTGGATGGTAGTGGTGCTTTGCCTGCTGTAGACGGGTCTAGTTTGACTGGAATTGTTCCGGTAATTGGAGCGGGCACTATTGGTGCCACGGAATTGGCGGCAAACGCAGTCACTAATGGAAAAATAGCAGATGGTAACGTCACCGGAGCGAAAATCGCCACTGACGCAATAAGCAGTGATAAAATTGTTGATGGCTCAGTCATCACAATCGATCTGGCAGATGGTAATGTGACCACTGCAAAGCTTGCAAATAATGCAGTTACTGGCGTAAAAATAGCTGATGGCTCCATTGCGGATGCCGATATTGCCGATGTTGCCGTGGGCAAAGTGACAGGCCTTGGCACAGCCGCCACGCTTGATGCAGGGGTCACTACAAACGACCTGGTTCAGCTACCATCAGACGGCACGCTTCCGGCGCTTGATGGGTCAGCGCTGGTAAATATGTCGGCAGCTCAAATCTCAGGTCTGGGCTCAGCGGCCACGCTTAATGCAGGCACGGGTGCAAACAACCTCGTTCAGCTTGATGGCACGGGTGCACTCCCGGCAGTCGATGGCAGTGCTCTGACCGGAATCACGGTCCCGGGATTTACAGGTACGCTAACTGGAGATGTTACAGGCACTCAGGGAGCTACTGTTGTGAGCCAGGTAAATGGTGTACCTGTTGCTACCGTAGTCTCTGGGGCAAATGCGGCCAATAGCGCTACCGATGTTAATATATCTGGGACAATAGTCGCAAGGGATGGCTCAGGCAACTTCGCTGCCAACAACATCACCGCAACCAGTTTTGCTGGAGATGGTGCTGCGATCACGGGGCTCGATGCCAACGCTATCAATGACATGGAGGTTAATGCAACCGATAATTTTGTTGCTGTTGGTGCCGGTACCGGGAACACCGCCGCAAAAGCCGGAAGTGCGGGGACCGATAACACATTTCTGGGAGCGAATACCGGGCAAGCAACGTCTGGCAACGGAAATACATTCGTTGGATCCAATGCTGGCTTGACCAATACAAGTGGAGCTCACAATGTTTTCATTGGGGGTGATGGTGGAACCAACACGACAGGCAATTTTAACACATTGATTGGGGATAACGCTGATGTAGGTGTAGACGGCCTCACGAACGCAACGGCAATTGGTGCTAATGCTGTGGTGAGTACAGACAATGCAATCGTATTGGGAAGTTCTGGTGTTAAGGTGGGAATAGGCACTAGCAGCCCGGTAAGCGGGTTACAAATCTTTGATGACTACCATTTATTTCATTTTGATAACGGCTCGACCGTCGATGGCGAATTTTTGAGTGAGAATCTCTATCCTGATGAGCTGGCTAATTTAATGAAATACACTAACGCTGGTCCGGCAAGTGCTATTTACCAGCACGGTGGTATTATTCAGTTTTTGGTGGGAGGTAGCCAACCAGCGGAGACCGACGCATTGACAGGGGTTGTTCAATCCGCTCTCGTGCTGGACAATGCTGGCGACGCCCAGTTTGGAGGCGCAGTCGAAGTGGGGGATGTTAAAGGTACACCAACATCGGGAATGATCCGTTACAATGGTAACTTCGAGGGGTTCGATGGTGTCTCCTGGAATTCTTTCTCAAGCTTGGCCTATCCGGTAACCGATATAGTGGCTGATGGTGGTACCCTTATTGATATTGTCAACACTGGCGGGGGAGGAGCGGCGTCCTTTTCTATTAATAACACTTCTGCCATAAGCAGCGCTGTCAGCATTTTTAACGATTCTGATGATACTGGCTCAAATGGGCTCAGTGTTTCACATACGGGGCTCGGCGGAGGGGCGGAAGTTATTATTGGCAATGGCTTAAACAATCAGTATGGTCTGCTCGTAGAGACGGTTGGAACCAATTCAGCTGGCCGGTTTCAGGTAAACAACGTATCGAATACAGCTGCGGCATTGTCGAGCGAAGTAATTGCCGGAGCAGGTGCGGGCCTTGAGGTAACGACCAGCGGAGATGGTTATGTAGCTAACTTTAGGAACCTCAATGCTTCCAACAGCGTGCCTGCCCTCATCGTAGGCAACGATGGAACAGATCAGGTAGCAATATTTCAAAACACAGGCAATGCAACGGCACCCGCCGTAACCATCAACAACAGCGGCACTGGAGCCGCATTGGAGATACAATCAGGCAATACATCTAGAATTGGCCAGGATGCCAGTTTTGGGGGATTGGTGTCGATAGGTCACTTCGCTCCAGGCGTTTCACTCGACATTGCAGGCAACGATGCTATCAGAATACCTTCCGGTACTACCGCTCAAAGGCCAACTCCAGTGGTGGGCATGATTCGCTACAATACCACCCTCGGTACTTACGAAGGATATGATGGAAGCGCCTGGCAAGATATGGCAAGCCAGGGGACTACGGGTGCGCTTACCCAGGACTTGCAGTTTGATGGCGCGACAAACAGAACTATTCAGGTGAATGCAGCTTTGAGTGGAGTAGGCAGCGATCTGATTTTGAAGTCAGGTGATGGAGCCACTAATAGCGATGTCGGTGGCGATATAGTGCTGAGTCCGGGCGTTCAACCAGGCTTTTTAACCCCGTCGGATGTGATTGTGAACGGAGCCATGAGACTCAACGGCCCAAGCGGTTCGCCAGTGGCTTTTGCAAATGGCGATTTCCAGTTTGAAACTGGTGGCAACAGAAACCTCAGAGTGGGTACTGTTCCTTCCGGCGCTGGAAACAACTTGTCGATTCAGGCTGGCGGCACTTCGGGAGGAACTGGAGGTAACCTTGGATTAAACGCTGGCACGGGAACTGTAAGTGCCGGTTATATTTCAATGTCAGGAACAAACCTTATTTATGGGGCTTCGGATCTGACTCACAAAGTAGAGTTTACTGATGGCACGGCCGCTGGATCCGTTTACAATATGCTTTCGCTGACAAACAATAACACATCAGGAACAGGAACAGGTGTTGCCTTGTCATTCAGAGGATCAACAAACGGAAGCAACCGGTTTGACCTAGGGAAAATATCAGCCGCTAAGAGCTCTCCTACCGCCGGCGGCATGAAACTTAGCGTTCTTACCAATACAGCAGGACCTACTTATGTGGATGCGATCAATATAAATGGGTTGGGCCGAGTAGGAATTGGTAACCCAACGCCGGCAGAGGCATTGGATGTGACGGGAAATATACAAGCTAGCGGAACGGTGGACGCTGCCGACTTTACGTTCTCGTCGGCTGTTACAAGATATGCAAGCTACAGTGCTAATGTGTTTGATGTTTTGACGATGTTGGGCTCTGATACAAAGTTTGCGACACCCAATGCAGTAACCGGGTATCATTACTTTAATGGAGTTTCGGGCGCATTGGGCTACGCCGTAGCATCAATGAACTTGCCCGATGGTGCTGTGATTACTGAGCTTGCTGGCTGGGTTTGGGACAACGACGCCACGTCACCCTCAAGAATAGAGCTTGTAAGACATGAAAATGGAACTAGCAACTATTTGGTAATGGCTACGGTAGAAAGTGATGTTCCCACAGCATTGGCTTCAGTTCAAAGCGTTTCTACCGTGTCTGTTTTCTCCGGTGCGATCGACAATTCTCTGTACTCATATTTTGTGAGGTATACTGGTAAAGACGACAATACCCAGAACACCAGGCTGTATAACGCAAGAATACAGTACCAAATAACCAAACCATATTAA
- a CDS encoding T9SS type A sorting domain-containing protein, which yields MKRLLSFLGLICCAQFGLAQAPQITAMEYYVDADPGFGGGTSVFFTPAAQVDFNFAVPTGSLTPGVHTLYVRTMDENNVWSHFERRAFFISQSTTETRNNIVSMEYYLDSDPGQGNGTPVAVTPSADVDVFELIPTAFLSSGFHNIYFRVQDASGQWSAAEHRPFFISQSTSEIRNDIDAVEYFIDVDPGQGNGVAVAVTPSTDVDLLEQIPTSSLSAGFHSVYFRVRDASGQWSATEHRPFFISQSTSEIRNDIDAVEYFIDVDPGQGNGVAVAVTPSTDVDLLEQIPTSSLGTGFHTVYFRVRDASGQWSATEHRPFFITTSSVEGQNTITSLEYFFDVDPGYGNGLALVISPGTQVDAAIPIPIESLSLGMHTLHIRALDDKGQWSHIESSPFFRDGTRLITTVEYAIDTDPGAGQATEVVVASPQNPIDENVSIPIAVNSFSSGSHNLLTRVKDGNGAWSLTNTTAFELLGFSLMIDSVALDSIYRKTDGASWVNSTNWFNVDLNTWYGIDTLGGRVQAVSLSSNNLEGKFPYELAYLSEAASIDLSGNFLADSVPEQIVNLQALTSFNISNNELTHLPDMSSLGLLASFDVSNNRFTFEDLEPNVGIITVNAGQKPFGLSQTIGLNAGDSQTLAFAVGGINNEYQWEKDGEDIVGATTDTYEITNFGPLNLGVYKLRVTNTVVMGLTLISEPITIKSPASVLSITRNDANPNNFSSVSWTVAFDQPVTGVSEANFSLVESGVASPILIAVSDADGVNWVVAAEFGAAGGTLGLDFTDNAGVLPSVINIPFNGEVYSIDNIPATADSVIVQSGPLNLDSQLLDFDILNGEIGATFEYFINSEADSSALTISGSNTISSDPERLTEIDLASLADGIFSVKVVLTDSLGNRGDTISTEGLKDIVPPTATLTYSLPQPSITGVIPVDVQFSEAVTNLTSQDFEVLNGVVDTIVRTNASNYQLILLVTADIALLQASLRSVGVTDLAGNLAENSNVLEIRKIKDGVIASDSLALVSLYNSLDGANWVNNTNWLAPGQKVENWFGVTASLSRITGIDLVANGLRGGLPDDILVLDSLKTLDISNNQISRLPNLTSMALSTTNVANNVLDFASLEFNMGLASFTFSPQSALLTFTDTLQERGESLILDRQVGGSANNYQWFKNDLSLEGAAGFNHTIDFPTFADEGNYYVEVTSSIVPGLTLTTKPVALRVSSLERDRLLLEELYSLTSGEAWINNSGWNTADLSSWFGITVASDRVTGIDLPANNLSGDLPKFLGDMRKLTSINLSGNEITSLPVLTNIIQLTMLNVSNNRLQFDDLEPNINIPSLNYSPQKLAGVMLEELIPVGADYLLSVSIGGSANSHQWFRNGVEVEEGNAAEYTIAGIDFATMGDYQLEVTNARVPGLTIKSSVQQVLATANLSGKITDKSELPVNDAFGALLIVKAGAYDTTGHFRSGPNGTFVIEDVVLGDYLLYAEQDIEVFLPSFYKSTIDWAFADLLQLRGNVGELVLTMEGVLPVLTPVDGDNTFSGLFESDFGDDGARVFDRKRVKGAGVSLSRSRFRAKDNDEGYELIAYVQTDETGQFEMNNLPDGDYRVNIQYPGIPMDPTSFIEFQLGGGNGVEQNSIRINALATPTSIVVTKVEETGIYLDYFKGLTVYPNPANKFLTIRYEKLVRGEIVADLIDLTGQTIRSANLEPGSDRQVLLDVDDVKAGMYILRFYDTTGNGGSVISLRIIISR from the coding sequence ATGAAAAGGCTTCTTTCCTTTTTGGGGTTGATATGCTGTGCGCAATTTGGGCTGGCACAGGCCCCGCAAATAACGGCCATGGAATACTATGTAGACGCCGACCCAGGTTTTGGCGGTGGTACCAGCGTTTTTTTCACACCTGCCGCTCAGGTAGATTTTAACTTTGCTGTGCCCACTGGCTCGCTTACGCCAGGCGTGCATACATTGTACGTTCGCACGATGGATGAAAACAACGTTTGGAGTCATTTTGAAAGAAGAGCTTTTTTTATCAGTCAATCCACAACCGAAACACGCAACAACATAGTAAGTATGGAGTATTACCTTGACTCTGATCCTGGTCAGGGTAATGGGACGCCGGTGGCGGTGACGCCGTCTGCTGATGTCGATGTTTTTGAGCTGATCCCCACGGCGTTCCTTAGCTCCGGTTTTCATAACATCTATTTCAGGGTGCAGGACGCATCCGGCCAGTGGAGTGCAGCAGAGCATCGGCCGTTTTTTATCAGTCAGTCAACGAGCGAGATCCGAAATGACATTGATGCCGTTGAGTATTTTATAGATGTTGATCCGGGTCAGGGCAACGGTGTGGCCGTAGCGGTAACACCATCTACAGATGTAGACCTGCTGGAGCAAATTCCCACTTCATCGTTAAGTGCTGGCTTTCACTCGGTCTATTTCAGAGTGCGTGATGCCTCCGGTCAGTGGAGTGCTACGGAGCATCGGCCGTTTTTTATCAGTCAGTCAACGAGCGAGATCCGAAATGACATTGATGCCGTTGAGTATTTTATAGATGTTGATCCGGGTCAGGGTAACGGTGTGGCCGTAGCGGTAACACCATCCACAGATGTAGACCTGCTGGAGCAGATTCCAACGTCATCGTTAGGTACAGGCTTTCACACGGTCTATTTCAGGGTACGTGATGCCTCCGGTCAGTGGAGCGCCACCGAACATCGACCATTTTTTATCACCACCTCGAGTGTTGAGGGTCAAAATACCATTACCTCGTTGGAATACTTTTTTGATGTGGATCCGGGATATGGAAATGGTTTGGCACTGGTCATTTCTCCCGGAACTCAGGTTGATGCGGCTATTCCTATACCCATTGAGTCACTTTCTCTCGGGATGCATACGCTTCATATCAGGGCTCTGGATGATAAGGGGCAGTGGAGTCATATTGAATCAAGCCCCTTTTTTAGGGATGGAACAAGGCTGATAACTACTGTTGAATATGCTATAGACACAGACCCCGGTGCGGGTCAGGCCACCGAGGTGGTTGTGGCTTCTCCCCAAAACCCCATTGATGAAAATGTCAGTATACCTATTGCGGTCAATTCGTTTAGTAGTGGCAGCCATAATCTCTTAACGAGGGTAAAAGATGGAAATGGAGCGTGGAGCTTAACAAATACGACTGCCTTCGAACTGCTAGGTTTTTCCCTTATGATAGACAGTGTGGCCCTTGATTCTATTTACAGAAAAACGGATGGAGCAAGTTGGGTAAATAGCACCAATTGGTTCAATGTGGATCTCAATACCTGGTACGGAATAGACACACTGGGAGGCAGGGTGCAAGCGGTGAGCTTGAGCAGCAATAATTTGGAGGGCAAATTCCCCTATGAATTGGCCTACTTATCTGAAGCAGCCAGTATTGATCTGTCAGGTAACTTTTTGGCAGACAGTGTCCCCGAACAGATAGTGAATTTGCAGGCGCTGACCAGTTTTAACATTAGCAACAACGAACTAACCCACTTGCCCGACATGAGCTCACTCGGCCTGCTCGCCTCATTTGATGTGAGCAACAATCGATTTACCTTTGAAGATTTAGAGCCAAACGTAGGCATCATCACCGTCAATGCAGGACAGAAGCCGTTCGGCCTGAGCCAAACAATTGGACTAAATGCTGGAGATAGTCAAACATTGGCATTTGCAGTCGGTGGTATTAACAACGAATATCAGTGGGAGAAGGACGGGGAGGATATTGTTGGCGCCACAACTGATACGTACGAAATAACAAACTTTGGCCCACTGAACCTCGGTGTATATAAACTGAGGGTAACCAACACTGTAGTTATGGGATTGACCCTCATAAGTGAGCCAATCACCATTAAATCGCCAGCATCGGTGCTTTCTATTACAAGAAACGATGCCAACCCAAATAACTTTTCTTCAGTTAGCTGGACTGTCGCCTTCGACCAGCCGGTGACCGGGGTTTCCGAAGCAAATTTCTCGCTTGTCGAATCCGGCGTAGCTAGTCCAATCTTAATAGCTGTATCAGATGCAGATGGGGTCAACTGGGTCGTTGCAGCAGAATTTGGCGCAGCCGGGGGCACCCTGGGCCTAGATTTCACCGACAACGCTGGAGTTTTGCCAAGCGTTATCAACATCCCTTTCAATGGGGAGGTGTATAGCATCGACAATATCCCGGCCACTGCTGACTCCGTGATTGTGCAAAGTGGGCCCCTGAATCTTGATTCACAGTTATTAGACTTCGACATACTAAATGGAGAGATAGGAGCAACGTTTGAGTATTTTATTAATAGTGAGGCGGACAGCAGTGCCCTGACAATAAGTGGCAGTAACACTATTTCCTCTGACCCAGAGCGCCTTACCGAAATAGATTTGGCCAGCTTGGCCGACGGTATTTTCAGTGTTAAAGTTGTTTTAACCGATAGTCTTGGCAATCGGGGCGATACAATTAGTACCGAAGGGCTCAAAGACATTGTTCCCCCTACAGCCACGTTGACTTACAGCCTGCCTCAGCCGTCAATAACAGGCGTCATACCTGTTGACGTCCAATTTTCTGAAGCAGTCACCAATCTAACAAGCCAGGATTTTGAGGTGCTCAATGGCGTCGTGGATACAATTGTCCGAACCAACGCCTCAAATTATCAGCTTATTTTGTTGGTCACCGCAGACATTGCATTGTTGCAGGCAAGTCTTCGGTCGGTCGGTGTGACGGACTTAGCAGGGAATCTTGCAGAAAATAGTAATGTGCTTGAAATCCGGAAAATCAAGGATGGTGTCATCGCATCTGACTCCCTGGCCCTTGTGAGCCTGTATAATTCTCTTGACGGAGCTAATTGGGTCAATAATACTAATTGGCTTGCACCTGGCCAGAAAGTTGAGAACTGGTTTGGAGTGACGGCGTCTCTTTCAAGGATAACGGGCATTGATTTGGTAGCAAACGGCCTTAGAGGGGGTCTGCCCGATGATATTCTTGTGCTTGACTCATTGAAAACCCTCGATATCAGCAATAATCAGATTTCCAGATTACCCAACCTGACTTCAATGGCACTTTCTACCACCAACGTTGCCAATAATGTTCTTGATTTTGCCTCACTGGAATTCAATATGGGACTTGCTTCTTTCACGTTTTCGCCGCAGTCTGCGCTCCTTACTTTTACGGACACCCTTCAGGAGAGGGGCGAAAGCCTGATCTTGGATCGCCAGGTCGGAGGAAGTGCAAACAATTATCAGTGGTTTAAAAATGACCTATCACTAGAAGGTGCTGCCGGGTTCAATCATACAATCGATTTCCCAACATTTGCGGACGAGGGCAATTATTATGTAGAGGTTACCAGTAGTATTGTTCCGGGTTTGACGCTCACAACTAAGCCGGTAGCACTCAGGGTGAGCTCCCTTGAGCGTGATAGGTTATTGTTGGAGGAGTTGTATAGCTTAACCAGTGGCGAAGCCTGGATCAATAATTCGGGATGGAACACGGCCGATCTATCATCTTGGTTTGGTATAACCGTTGCCAGCGACAGGGTAACCGGGATTGACTTGCCCGCAAACAACCTTTCTGGTGACTTGCCGAAGTTTCTGGGAGATATGAGGAAGCTAACAAGTATCAATTTATCGGGAAATGAAATCACCAGCCTGCCAGTTTTGACAAATATCATTCAACTCACGATGCTCAATGTCTCGAACAACAGGCTACAGTTTGACGATCTTGAGCCAAATATCAACATTCCCAGCCTGAACTATAGTCCACAAAAATTGGCCGGAGTGATGTTGGAAGAACTGATACCAGTGGGGGCTGATTACTTACTCAGCGTATCGATTGGTGGCAGTGCCAATAGTCATCAGTGGTTCAGGAATGGCGTGGAGGTGGAGGAAGGCAATGCGGCAGAGTATACTATTGCTGGGATAGATTTCGCTACGATGGGCGATTACCAACTGGAAGTTACGAATGCCAGGGTACCTGGCCTGACTATCAAAAGTAGCGTACAGCAAGTTTTAGCCACAGCCAATCTTTCGGGTAAAATAACAGACAAAAGCGAGCTCCCTGTCAATGACGCCTTTGGGGCACTACTTATAGTTAAGGCGGGCGCCTACGATACCACAGGTCACTTCAGAAGCGGGCCAAACGGGACATTTGTCATCGAAGATGTGGTGCTGGGCGATTATCTGCTTTATGCTGAGCAGGATATAGAGGTCTTTTTACCAAGCTTTTACAAAAGCACCATCGATTGGGCCTTTGCCGATCTACTTCAGCTCCGTGGCAATGTTGGTGAACTTGTGCTTACCATGGAGGGTGTTCTGCCAGTGTTAACCCCTGTAGATGGAGACAATACCTTCAGTGGATTATTTGAATCTGATTTTGGCGACGATGGGGCACGGGTGTTTGATAGAAAACGGGTAAAAGGTGCGGGAGTAAGTTTGAGTCGCTCAAGGTTTAGGGCGAAGGATAACGATGAAGGCTACGAGCTGATCGCCTATGTTCAAACAGATGAAACGGGTCAGTTTGAGATGAACAACCTGCCTGATGGAGACTATCGTGTTAATATTCAGTATCCGGGTATTCCGATGGATCCCACTTCTTTTATCGAGTTTCAGCTTGGCGGTGGCAACGGTGTTGAGCAGAACAGCATCCGTATCAATGCGTTGGCTACGCCAACCAGCATTGTGGTGACCAAGGTGGAAGAGACGGGCATCTATTTGGATTACTTCAAGGGGCTGACGGTGTACCCTAACCCGGCCAATAAATTCTTGACAATCCGTTATGAGAAATTAGTGAGGGGCGAAATAGTAGCCGACTTGATAGATTTGACGGGTCAGACAATAAGAAGCGCTAACCTTGAGCCGGGCTCTGATAGACAGGTTCTTCTTGACGTTGACGACGTGAAAGCAGGCATGTATATTTTGAGATTTTATGATACAACGGGAAATGGGGGGAGTGTTATTTCACTAAGAATAATAATAAGCAGATAG